The Leptospira paudalimensis region CATCGGTGGATCTGCGACTACGAACTTCGTGTTCATCTTAGGTAAGTAGATTTTGAGTTCGCTGAATACAGAAAAATGGAATCGGATACTCGTCCGGTTCCTCCTTGCCTTTTCGTTTTGGGAAGCGGTATCCATTCCCGTTCGGATGGTGTTTTTTTCAAAGTTTTACTTTGATCCAACATTCAAATCGATGTTTGTTCCGATAACAGATGTTTTTTGGCTTGGACCTGTGTTCAGCGATTTATTGTTCACACTATCCTTTGGATTTTTATATGCACTGATGAAAGAATCACTTCCACAAGGACTTGTGGGTGGATTTCTCGTGGGAATCTTAGTTTCCATCATTGGATTTGTATCACCAATGGTATGGACTCTGTCTCTCACAAACTTTGCCCCAACTCAGCTCGTTTGGGTTTGGGTGGCGTATTATTCCTTATTCACCATTTCCACTGCAGTGATTTATTCGGTAGGTTGGAACTCAGAAGACTAAACATATAAAACGATCAGAAAGGCAAGGATTCAACTAACTCCTATTCTGATTTAATTCAAACAGTCTTTTGAATCGCTAAACCCAACGGAAACTTTGGGTTTTTTGTTTTTAAAACTTAAACCGAAAGGCAACTGAATCCAATCTGTCTGCCACTTTATCTAAATTGGAAATTGATTCTTCAATTGCCGCGACAGTTTGTTTCTGTTCATGAGCAGCAGCTGATAATTCTTCCACGATGGAAGATGTATGTGTCAATTGGTTTTGTATCTTCTCTATATTAAAAAGAACACTTGTGGATTTTTCTTGTGTCCCTTCTGTGGAACCGTTGATTTTTTCGGAACTAAGTTTTGTGCCTTCAGAGTTGGCTAGAATTTTTACCATCTCAGATTGCACGGTTTCAAATTCATTTGATCCTAATTCCACTTCACTTAAACCTTCTTCTATATCTGTTACGGTTTGCAAAATTTTTGAAGTGAGCTCACTGATAAATACAGAGATTTCTTTTGCCGATTTTTTAGATTGTTCCGCAAGAAGACCTACTTCACCCGCAACCACTGCAAATCCTTTTCCAGCATCACCTGCTCTTGCCGATTCGATAGATGCATTTAATGAAAGTAAGTTTGTCTTTTCTGAAATTGCTGCAATTGTTTCTGTGATCTTTCGTATGGCTTTTGTTTTTTCACCAAGGTCTTTAATCGATTCGGAAGTTTTAAAAATCTGATGTTTTGCTTTTAAAAATTGGGACATAGCTTTGTCGGAACGATTTTTTCCTTCCATGGCAATATGATGTGCATTGGTTGATTCAAATTGAACAGCCATTGCTTCCGATCGAATGCTTTGGATCAAATGGTTGAGAGCATCCATTTGAAGGAATATACTTTCGGAACTCTCTTTTGTCACGTTACTTGATTCAGATAATGATTGCATGGCAAGGGATAACTCTTGGAAGGCAACATGAATATGTTCTACAGCTTTTGTAAGGCCTTTGATTTGGCTTTTTACGATTTCAGCGTTACCAATGAGTTGCGAAATCATTCCTCGGAATTCAAACTGTGTTTTTTTGATCAGCAACAGTATTTCAGAGTAACCACCACCATTTTCTAAAATTACATCAAACTTCAAATTACCTTTATATAAGTTTTTCAAATATTCGATTACTCTAAAAATAGAATTTTTGTTTTTTTGAATTTTAAAATATCCTAATATAAAACTCAAAGAAAAAATCAGAATTCCTACCCCAAAAAACCAAGGATTATGAAGGAACGGAATGTTTACAAAAGAGGAAGAACCAAATAATACAAACAAAACCAAACTGATGAAAGATTGAATGGAATAAACTGATTCAGTAGAAATGGCAAACAATTTCCCAAACCGTTGTGACTCATTTTTTTGCCCAAGATTTAACTTTGCGTACAATCCTTCTGCTTTTAGGATTTGTTCTTTTGTCGCTTTTGTGCGAACCGACATATAACCTATGTGTTTTCCATCTTCATAAATAGGGGAAACATTGGCATCAACCCAGTAATAATCTCCATTTTTACAACGATTTTTTACGAGTCCTACCCATGAGTTTTGGGATTTGACAGTCTCCCATAAATCACGAAAGGCTTCCCCAGGCATATCGGGATGTCGAATGAGATTATGAGGTTGGCCGATGAGTTCTTCTTGCGTATATCCACTAATCTTCAAGAAGTCTTCATTTACATAGGTGATGATTCCTTTTAAATCTGTTTTGGAAGTTATCTTTGTTCCTTCTTGGAATTCTACTTCATGTTGAGTGACTGGTAAATTTTTGCGCACAGATAATGGATCCAGTTTTAGGGAGATGGAGAAAGGATTTAGGTAAAGACCTTATTTAGCAAGCAAAATAGAATCAAACTAAGAATGATTCTTCTGCAATGACTTGACAATTCTCATTTTTTATTAAAATCTCCTACGATATTCCAAATTCTTCATGTTTAAAACTATATTTTTACCTCTTACAATCCGTTTAGAAGCGTTCACGCATTTAGTTCCAGTTCCATTTGCGATCTATATGGCTTCCATCACACAAGAATATAGCATAAACGAATGGCTGTTATTTTTAGTTTTATGCATTACAAGTGGAACCTTAATGGTATTAGGAGGGTGTTTATGGAGATACCTCACACTTAAAAAATTATCAAATCAATTTGAAGCTCTCCAATTGGAAAAAAATAAAGAGACTTATACAATCGGATCCAATTCAAAAGCAAAAGAACTCAAACTGTTCTTATATCGATATCCATTTTATGAAGGATTTATCATCATCATTCGCTGGTTTGTTGGGGTAGGGCTTATATTCTTTTCAACACCTTTTTTCGATTTATACAGACCTACTTTATGGACGACGTTTATCCTTTATATGGTGATGATTCCACCAATTTCTTTCGTTGCCTATTACTTCATCACGGAAAATGCATTTCGGAATTTATTCAAACTGCCTCTGATTCGACCCATTGCCATCGAACCAAACGAAATCCCAAAATTTGATTATTTCAAAAGGATATTAATCTCATTTTTTGCCCTTGCTGCATTACCTGTTACCGTTCTTGGTTACATGCTCATCTCAAGTGCTAATGGAAATTTAAATGTCCAAAACCCATCCTTACAAGTTTTAATCATTGGAATCATCTTTATATTTCCTTTGGTTTTTGTAGCTTATTTGGTCGCAAAAGCAGTCAGACAAGGATTAGGTGAAACTAGCCATATTTTGGACGAACTCTCAAAAGGAAATTTTTCTGTTGTTTCCATGCCTTCTTCTGGAGATGATTTTGGACAACAGTCTTTCCACTTAAATCGTGTCATACAACAACTGAACACAATGTATACGGAAATTTTTACCTTAAACGTTGGTTTAGAAAGTAAAGTCAAAGAAAGAACAATGGAATTGGAAAACTCTTTGGAAGAAGTGAAAAAACTTAAGTTCCAACAGGACGGAGATTATTTTTTAACACATTTACTGCTCAAACCACTTGGGAAAAACCAAGTGAGTAGTGAACTTGTTAGCATTGATTTTTTCTTAAAACAAAAAAAGAAATTCGAATTCAAAGGCAAAGAATATGAAATTGGAGGTGATCTAAACATTGCCCATAATGTGATTCTGCAAGGAAAAAAATTCTCAGTCTTCGTAAACTCTGATGCAATGGGAAAATCGATGCAAGGTGCAGGAGGTGCGCTTGTACTCGGAGCCGTTTTCCAATCAATCATTGAAAGGACCTATTTATCTTCGGCCACTTTCAACCAATCACCGGAACGATGGTTAAAAAATGCCTTCATTGAAATGCACAAAATCTTTGAGGGATTTGATGGAAGTATGTTGGTTTCACTTGTGATTGGACTGATTGAAGAAGAAACAGGATTTTTATATTTTATCAATGCAGAACACCCTTGGCTCATCTTATACCGAGATGAAAAAGCTAGTTTTTTGGAAAATGAACTGAGTTACCGAAAATTAGGAACCAAAGGTCTCAATTCTGGAATTTTCATTAAAACCTTTCGGTTGTTACCTGGTGATACAATCATCAGTGGATCCGATGGAAGGGATGATTTATTACTCTTTAATGAACAAAATGAATCAAACCAAAGACAAATCAACCAAGACGAAAATTTAATTTTGTCCTACGTAGAACAAGGGAAAGGTGAATTAGAACCAATTTTCAAAGTGTTAACCAAAAATGGCGAGATCACTGATGATTTATCCTTGATCCGAGTTTATTATAAGGGCAATTTAGATACAGTTTCGAATACCGATGTCTCAAAATCCTACCAGACCGCAAAAAAACTAGTGGAAGTAGGAAATATTGATGCAGCCATTGATTCCCTTCAAAAACAAATTCTAACGCAACCAATTACCAACAAACGTTTTCACAAATTACTAGCAAAACTTCACTTCAAAAGAAAAGATTATATTGAAGCCACAGAACATGCGCAGGTGTATTTAGAAAGTCATCCTTATGATCTTAGTTTTATGGAATTAAGTTCTATTTTACTTCGGAAGGCTGGAAGGTTAGACCAAGCCATCGAAATTGCGGAACGGATCCGACTGAGGGAACCAAAAGCGGCCAAAAATACCTTTCATCTAATCCGATTGTATTTGGAAAAAGAAAACCAAATTCGCGCGAAAGAAATCTTAACGGAATGGGAAAACCAATTCCCAACCGAACTGGAACGAACAAAAAAATGGAAACAAATCTTAAGATTAAAATTTCCGAATATCTTGATTTAATTTTTATGATATAGTATCGTCTCCTGTGACAGTTTCCAATAAAATGAATCGGAACAGAAAAACATTATTCTGGGATCTCACCATAAAATTGGAGGCATTCACACATACTGTACCGGTTCCATTTGCCGTTTATTATGCGATCATCACACAAAAGATGGAACCAAACCATTGGAAAATCTTTATTGCGTTATGTCTCGTCTTTGCCACTGGAATTGGCCTATTAGGAACATTTGTTCGACACTTACTCTTAAAATACCTATTCGCCAAAATCGAGAAAATGAAACCAGTTTCCGATTCCTCCTTTCCACTCACTCAAGAAGAGAAGGAGTATGCAAAATCGGTTAAAATCCTACTTTTTCGATATCCACTGATTGAAGCCATCATCATCGTAATACGCTGGTTATCTGGCGTAATTCCAATCAGTTTGTTATTTTTTTATTTGGTGGAATACACACCCTCCGTCGCTCGGTCTGCAATATTTACATTTGTAATGATTGCTCCCATATCGTTTGTTACTTATTATTTTATCAGTGAAAGTGCAATTCGGAATTTATTCGACTTACCTCAGTTTAAAAATGTAGAACTCCAAGAGAGAGACATCCCTAAATTTAACTATTTCACACGTATCCTTGTTGCATTCTTTAGTTTGGCAGCCCTTCCGTTTGTGATTTTTTCATATATTTTATATTCTCTAGCGACAGGTGAAATCGCTGTCAAAGATCCAATGATCCCCATAGTCACTGTATCATTTATATTCATCATCCCACTTATCGTTTGTTCCTATGTAGTAGCAAAATCAGTGAATGAGGGTTTAAGCGAAACGAGTCGTTCACTAGGGGAACTGGCCAAAGGAAATTTTGATGTCATTGTCACCCCAAAATCAAGTGATGATTTCGCAAAACAAGCGTTCTACTTAAATTCCGTTATTGGCACTCTTAAAAATATGTATGCTGAAATTCGAAATCTGAACGAAGGATTAGAA contains the following coding sequences:
- a CDS encoding methyl-accepting chemotaxis protein encodes the protein MRKNLPVTQHEVEFQEGTKITSKTDLKGIITYVNEDFLKISGYTQEELIGQPHNLIRHPDMPGEAFRDLWETVKSQNSWVGLVKNRCKNGDYYWVDANVSPIYEDGKHIGYMSVRTKATKEQILKAEGLYAKLNLGQKNESQRFGKLFAISTESVYSIQSFISLVLFVLFGSSSFVNIPFLHNPWFFGVGILIFSLSFILGYFKIQKNKNSIFRVIEYLKNLYKGNLKFDVILENGGGYSEILLLIKKTQFEFRGMISQLIGNAEIVKSQIKGLTKAVEHIHVAFQELSLAMQSLSESSNVTKESSESIFLQMDALNHLIQSIRSEAMAVQFESTNAHHIAMEGKNRSDKAMSQFLKAKHQIFKTSESIKDLGEKTKAIRKITETIAAISEKTNLLSLNASIESARAGDAGKGFAVVAGEVGLLAEQSKKSAKEISVFISELTSKILQTVTDIEEGLSEVELGSNEFETVQSEMVKILANSEGTKLSSEKINGSTEGTQEKSTSVLFNIEKIQNQLTHTSSIVEELSAAAHEQKQTVAAIEESISNLDKVADRLDSVAFRFKF
- a CDS encoding SpoIIE family protein phosphatase, which translates into the protein MNRNRKTLFWDLTIKLEAFTHTVPVPFAVYYAIITQKMEPNHWKIFIALCLVFATGIGLLGTFVRHLLLKYLFAKIEKMKPVSDSSFPLTQEEKEYAKSVKILLFRYPLIEAIIIVIRWLSGVIPISLLFFYLVEYTPSVARSAIFTFVMIAPISFVTYYFISESAIRNLFDLPQFKNVELQERDIPKFNYFTRILVAFFSLAALPFVIFSYILYSLATGEIAVKDPMIPIVTVSFIFIIPLIVCSYVVAKSVNEGLSETSRSLGELAKGNFDVIVTPKSSDDFAKQAFYLNSVIGTLKNMYAEIRNLNEGLEEKVTLRTDELNQSLIDISKLKVQQDGDYYLIYQLLNPFTIQDTSSKQYLVDHFLRQKKSFEFKNQRYEIGGDINISHTIYLNEQKYLLFVNADAMGKSMQGAGGALVFGSVFQSIVQRTKTDPGFKNQSPENWLRSNLQELQLIFETFDGTMLVSLSMGLIEEKTGKLFFLNAEHPMIVLFRNGKANFLYPIVSYRKLGTLGALPIKEVNQFQLQPNDVLFIGSDGKDDLLTKNEEGEWEVLSEDENFLEIVENTKGKLDSIINEIDSIGQVIDDISIIRISYETE
- a CDS encoding SpoIIE family protein phosphatase; translated protein: MFKTIFLPLTIRLEAFTHLVPVPFAIYMASITQEYSINEWLLFLVLCITSGTLMVLGGCLWRYLTLKKLSNQFEALQLEKNKETYTIGSNSKAKELKLFLYRYPFYEGFIIIIRWFVGVGLIFFSTPFFDLYRPTLWTTFILYMVMIPPISFVAYYFITENAFRNLFKLPLIRPIAIEPNEIPKFDYFKRILISFFALAALPVTVLGYMLISSANGNLNVQNPSLQVLIIGIIFIFPLVFVAYLVAKAVRQGLGETSHILDELSKGNFSVVSMPSSGDDFGQQSFHLNRVIQQLNTMYTEIFTLNVGLESKVKERTMELENSLEEVKKLKFQQDGDYFLTHLLLKPLGKNQVSSELVSIDFFLKQKKKFEFKGKEYEIGGDLNIAHNVILQGKKFSVFVNSDAMGKSMQGAGGALVLGAVFQSIIERTYLSSATFNQSPERWLKNAFIEMHKIFEGFDGSMLVSLVIGLIEEETGFLYFINAEHPWLILYRDEKASFLENELSYRKLGTKGLNSGIFIKTFRLLPGDTIISGSDGRDDLLLFNEQNESNQRQINQDENLILSYVEQGKGELEPIFKVLTKNGEITDDLSLIRVYYKGNLDTVSNTDVSKSYQTAKKLVEVGNIDAAIDSLQKQILTQPITNKRFHKLLAKLHFKRKDYIEATEHAQVYLESHPYDLSFMELSSILLRKAGRLDQAIEIAERIRLREPKAAKNTFHLIRLYLEKENQIRAKEILTEWENQFPTELERTKKWKQILRLKFPNILI